A portion of the Parasedimentitalea marina genome contains these proteins:
- a CDS encoding PstS family phosphate ABC transporter substrate-binding protein, with the protein MSVRLMPMATTAIIALAAAAPALARDQINIVGSSTVFPFSTTVAERFGKSTDFKTPIVESTGSGGGLKLFCAGDGINTPDITNASRRIKASEVALCETNGVTDIVEAKIGFDGIVMANSTAAEQVELSLRDIFLALAKDVPMADGTTQPNTYKTWDQINPSLPAVKIEVLGPPPTSGTRDAFVELAMEGGCKTFDWVKALKKSDKPAYKALCHTLREDGAYVEAGENDNLIVQKLEANPTAFGVFGYSFLEQNSDLVQGSIIDGVAPEFEDIAAGDYPIARSLYFYVKASHVGVVPGMAEFLTEFTSEDAWGEEGYLTDKGLIPLSEDERQQWSDEINALSPLSM; encoded by the coding sequence ATGTCTGTTCGTCTGATGCCTATGGCCACCACAGCAATTATAGCTTTGGCCGCTGCTGCCCCCGCACTTGCCCGTGATCAAATCAACATCGTTGGCTCGTCTACGGTGTTTCCGTTTTCAACCACCGTTGCCGAACGTTTTGGCAAATCAACCGACTTCAAAACACCAATTGTGGAAAGCACCGGATCTGGCGGCGGTTTGAAACTGTTCTGCGCCGGTGACGGGATCAACACACCCGACATCACCAACGCCTCACGCCGGATCAAAGCCTCGGAAGTTGCGCTTTGCGAAACAAACGGCGTTACGGATATTGTTGAAGCCAAAATTGGGTTCGACGGTATCGTGATGGCAAACTCTACCGCTGCCGAACAAGTCGAGTTGAGCCTGCGCGACATTTTCCTTGCCCTGGCCAAAGATGTTCCAATGGCAGATGGCACCACGCAGCCCAACACCTACAAAACCTGGGACCAGATCAATCCCAGCCTGCCAGCTGTGAAGATCGAGGTTCTGGGGCCACCGCCCACCTCTGGCACCCGTGATGCCTTTGTCGAACTGGCGATGGAAGGTGGCTGTAAGACCTTTGATTGGGTCAAGGCGCTGAAAAAGTCCGACAAGCCTGCTTACAAGGCGCTGTGCCACACTCTTCGCGAAGATGGCGCCTATGTTGAAGCCGGCGAAAACGACAACCTGATTGTTCAGAAACTAGAGGCCAACCCGACCGCCTTCGGTGTGTTTGGGTACAGTTTCCTTGAGCAGAACAGCGATCTGGTTCAGGGCTCCATCATTGACGGCGTCGCGCCGGAGTTCGAAGACATCGCGGCTGGCGATTATCCCATCGCCCGGTCCCTGTATTTCTACGTCAAGGCCTCCCATGTTGGTGTGGTTCCGGGAATGGCTGAATTCCTGACCGAGTTCACCTCGGAAGATGCCTGGGGCGAAGAAGGTTACCTGACTGACAAGGGTCTGATCCCACTGAGCGAGGACGAGCGTCAGCAATGGTCTGACGAAATCAACGCTCTTAGCCCGCTTTCGATGTAA
- the pstA gene encoding phosphate ABC transporter permease PstA, with amino-acid sequence MINFTNKAGFNLNRRHRAERRFQWAGRFAILISLAFLALMFFTILRDGTGVIRQTQIAVTVDLSVIDPQDLAGASYGKILKSGLRDRFPDVSKRKDKKKLYNLASPEAGFEIKRAVAENPNLVGGVHTLWLTASDDLDMLIKGRVDTKLSETRRRISDAEINWATDLQDSGQIRRVFNWGFFTSGDSREPEIAGILSAFVGSLLTLSVCFVLSFPIGIAAAIYLEEFTPKNRISDLIEVNINNLAAVPSIVFGLLGLAILLGYLGMPRSSPLVGGMVLALMTLPTIIIASRAALRAVPPSFKEAALALGATPVQAVFHHVLPVAMPGMLTGAIVGMAQALGETAPLLMIGMVAFIVDVPQSILEPATALPVQIFLWADAPERAFTEKTAAAIIVLLTFLIVMNMVAIVLRRKLEQRF; translated from the coding sequence ATGATTAATTTCACCAATAAGGCCGGGTTTAACTTAAACCGCCGGCACCGGGCCGAGCGGCGGTTTCAATGGGCCGGGCGTTTCGCCATCCTGATATCACTGGCTTTTCTGGCGCTGATGTTCTTCACAATCCTGCGCGATGGCACCGGCGTGATCCGGCAGACACAGATTGCTGTGACCGTGGATCTGAGCGTGATTGATCCGCAGGATCTGGCTGGGGCCAGCTATGGTAAAATTCTGAAATCCGGCCTGCGCGACCGGTTTCCCGATGTGAGCAAACGCAAGGACAAGAAAAAGCTGTATAATCTCGCCAGCCCTGAGGCTGGATTTGAGATCAAGCGCGCGGTTGCCGAAAACCCAAACCTGGTGGGCGGAGTGCACACCCTGTGGCTGACGGCATCGGATGATCTGGACATGCTGATTAAGGGCCGCGTTGATACCAAGTTGTCCGAAACCCGCCGCCGTATATCGGACGCCGAAATCAACTGGGCCACTGACTTGCAGGACAGTGGTCAAATTCGCCGCGTCTTCAACTGGGGGTTCTTTACCAGTGGCGACAGCCGCGAGCCTGAAATCGCCGGTATCCTAAGCGCCTTTGTCGGCTCGCTATTGACGCTGTCTGTCTGCTTTGTGCTGTCCTTCCCGATTGGCATCGCTGCGGCGATCTACCTTGAAGAATTCACCCCAAAGAACCGGATATCTGACCTAATCGAGGTCAATATCAACAACCTGGCGGCCGTGCCTTCGATTGTCTTTGGCCTGTTGGGGCTGGCGATATTGCTGGGCTACCTCGGCATGCCACGCTCTTCGCCTTTGGTGGGTGGCATGGTGCTGGCACTGATGACCCTGCCGACAATCATCATTGCGTCACGCGCAGCCCTTAGGGCGGTGCCCCCATCTTTCAAAGAAGCGGCGCTGGCGCTTGGGGCTACGCCTGTGCAGGCGGTGTTTCATCATGTGTTACCGGTGGCCATGCCCGGCATGCTTACGGGCGCCATTGTTGGCATGGCGCAGGCCCTGGGCGAAACCGCGCCACTGCTGATGATCGGCATGGTGGCCTTTATCGTTGATGTGCCGCAGTCGATACTTGAGCCAGCCACTGCCCTGCCGGTGCAAATCTTCCTTTGGGCGGATGCGCCCGAGCGCGCCTTTACCGAAAAAACCGCCGCTGCGATCATCGTTCTGCTGACGTTTCTGATTGTGATGAACATGGTCGCGATCGTGTTGCGCCGTAAACTTGAACAAAGGTTCTGA
- the pstB gene encoding phosphate ABC transporter ATP-binding protein PstB, with protein sequence MEHAFITARNARVFYGEKQALFGIDLDIEANQVTALIGPSGCGKSTFLRSINRMNDLIQNCRFDGSLQIAGHEVYDAAVDVVALRAQVGMVFQKPNPFPKSIFENVAYGLRIHGLAGSKVELADRVEWSLKSAGLWDEVADRLDQPGNSLSGGQQQRLCIARTIAVEPKVILMDEPCSALDPIATAVVEDLIDGLRKDYTIVIVTHSMQQAARISQRTAFFHLGKLIEVGATQDVFTTPRHEQTQNYITGRIG encoded by the coding sequence ATGGAACATGCTTTTATCACTGCTCGCAATGCCCGTGTCTTTTACGGCGAAAAACAGGCCCTGTTTGGGATCGATCTGGATATCGAAGCCAATCAGGTCACCGCATTGATTGGTCCCTCGGGCTGTGGCAAATCCACATTTCTGCGGTCGATCAATCGGATGAATGACCTAATCCAGAACTGCCGTTTTGACGGCTCCCTGCAAATCGCAGGCCATGAGGTTTATGACGCCGCAGTCGATGTCGTGGCTTTGCGCGCACAGGTGGGAATGGTGTTCCAGAAACCCAACCCGTTTCCAAAATCGATCTTTGAAAATGTCGCCTACGGGCTGCGTATCCATGGATTGGCCGGGTCAAAAGTTGAACTTGCTGATCGGGTTGAATGGAGCCTTAAAAGTGCAGGTCTGTGGGATGAGGTCGCGGATCGGTTGGATCAGCCCGGCAACAGCTTGTCCGGGGGGCAGCAACAGCGCCTTTGCATCGCACGCACTATTGCGGTTGAGCCAAAGGTGATTTTGATGGACGAGCCCTGCTCGGCGTTGGATCCAATCGCCACAGCCGTGGTTGAGGACCTGATCGACGGGTTGCGCAAGGATTACACCATCGTGATTGTCACCCATTCGATGCAACAGGCCGCCCGCATTTCACAACGCACAGCGTTCTTTCACCTGGGCAAACTGATCGAGGTCGGCGCCACCCAAGACGTCTTTACCACCCCACGCCACGAGCAGACGCAAAACTACATCACAGGCCGCATAGGTTAG